The nucleotide window ATGACAGCTCCAAATAGTTCAATGGACCATAACCTCCGCCCCTAATCATCCAATAGCGCTCAACGCCCTTCTGAGGATATACCACTCCACCGTGAAAGCTATCGAGTGGAGTCATTCCGTTGCTCATTCCGTCAACGTACtgaaagatcaaggacgatACGAAGACGCTAAGAAATTGGCGGAAGTGGGGGTATTGAATGAACCCAAGAACGGGGGTCCGGTCGGAGTTATGGCTTGGACTGGACCTGGAGTATGGACAGATGCCGttttgaggtgagttttcGAAAGTCTCGCTTCAAAGGCTCAAtggtttttttttttcgTCTACCCTATCCTGTCCTATCGACACAGAGGAGAAGGCTGATAGCGGAGGGATTGCGGTTTTAGTTATTTAAGAGTCAAATATGGATTGGTATGGACCGACTTGAAAAATCTGAGGGTACCGATGCGAATAGGCGATGTGGTGGTATTACCAGGTAAGCTGCTTCAACCGCGACGTGTCTCTAGACTCGCAGGCAGCTTACTGATTTTGTGGATTGGATTTGGTAGTGACAGGCTTTTCGCCTGGAGTTGGTAACTTCGGCGCACAGATGAATACTCGTAAGTCCCTTGTCTGACCTGACTCATAGTAGTGTCTGGGCCAGGCAAACTCAGAAAAATGTTACACACGCTGACCTTGTCTTCATCTGATTTTTTAATGCCGCGGAACAGACCCGCAGGCTATGGTAGAGCACAAGTTTGCTGGAAGttggaaagaaaaggaaaacTAGAATCGCAAAAGGGAATTGCGATTTCTGAGTCGAtgattttgggttttgcGGTGTTTGCGCCCGATGTGATAGATCATATAGATTGTATGGGACTTAATCTTCCTCGTGTTGTACCACCTACCGAAAAACCGCTCTCGTGCAGTACAGATGTATTTTGTGAGCTGTATATCACTATGGAGTGGACATGATCGTGTTCGACTCGGCAATTCCAAAACGGTGCCACAAAGTGCGGTGCCTGACaaaaggatgatgagcgagTCGAAGGATGCcaaaaagtcgaaatcaGGATGCGGATGCGAGTCGGATTGAGACTTTGATTCtgggattcttcttcgtcagcttgatattCAGATACCACTAGATACCACTGAAGCCTCTAGTACACCGCAATACATCTCGACCGCAGGCTAATCACCTCATAGCTCTACTATCCTCCTCCGTCCTTCCTTTTTCCTCTCTGCCCTCTGCTGCAAATCAGCAGGTCCACATTCCACTACAATGGCTCAACCCAAGACGGATACCATATTACCTATACCTGATGTAGATCAGCCTGCGGGACATGTCAAGGACCACAAGCCGAAGTTATATATTCTGGACTATGGAGCTGGGAATGTTAGATCGTGAGTCAGGTCTGCTGCTTTGCGTTAGTGTAATTCTGCTTGGTCTCTACTGATTTTGCATACTGCTGTTCTACTTTTACTTAGCCTTGCCAACTCGATCAAAAAGCTTGGATATGAGTTTGAATGGGTGCAAGATGAGAGCGATTTTGACAAAGCTGAAGTGAGTGCGACCTTCATCTCAAGTTAGACGTTGTCACACCAAAACAGAGTCCAATCGTTACAGTACTGACTCTCTACCCACACTTCCCACAGAAACTCATCTTCCCAGGTGTCGGCGCCTTCGCACAGGCAATGACCTCTCTGCAATCTTCCGGGCGATATGAGCAACTGCAGAGATACATCAAGAGCGGCAAACCGTACTTCGGTATCTGCATCGGTATGCAAGTGCTTTTCGAGAACTCGGAAGAATCACCTTCGACTAAAGGTCTAGGAGTCGTCCCATTCCCAATCAGAAAATTCTCTACCCAGGATtccaaggggaagaagacCGTCCCTCACATGGGATGGAATTGCGCTTGGCGCTCATACGCACAGCAACAAGaaggggaggaggagaagtTGATGTTGGATGAAGATTATTATTTCGTCCACTCATACGCTGCTCTTCTTGACGAATCGTCcccttcaacctcgaagAGCTCTATTTCAGAGTACGCCTATACACTTTCGCGATACGGCTCAGAGactttcgtctcttccctTAAGAAGGATAACGTGTTCGCCTGTCAATTCCACCCTGAGAAATCCGGTCCTGCAGGCTTAGATCTCTTGCGAAGATGGCTAGAAGCTTCGCCTGCCTCTCTTTCCAAATCAACAGCTCCAtctccaacttcctcatcttcgtccgataGGATATGGCAAGAGTCTAATCCTGACTCAAGGAGGAACGTGGGTAAAGGTTTGACCAATAGAATCGTGGCTTGTCTCGATGTGCGTTCGAACGATGCTGGAGATCTAGTAGTCACCAAGGGAGATCAATACGACGTTCGAGAAAAGGCCGATGGAGGGGAAGTGCGGAACCTTGGGAAACCCGTCGAATTGGCTAGAAGGTATTACTTGGAAGGAGCGGACGAGATTGCCTTTTTGAATATCACTTCCTTCAGATCCTCAGCCTTGTTGGATCAACCGATGTTAGACGTCGTCAGGAAATCGGCCGAGACGGTCTTTGTCCCGCTCACTATTGGCGGTGGGATTAAAGATACGACCGATCCGGATGGGACGAAGCGATCGGCACTGGAAGTGGCAGGAGCATACTTCAGGTCAGGTGCCGATAAGGTCTCCATCGGGTCCGAAGCCGTCTTAGCTGTCGAAGCGCTTCTCGACCGAGAGAGTCGGGGAGAAGAGCCGTTGAGTGGCACGACGGGTATAGAAACAATTTCTCAGGGGTACGGAAACCAGGCTGTCGTAGTTTCCATCGACCCCAAAAGAGTCTACGTGGATACTAGCAAACCCAATTGGAGGGAAGACGAGAAATTGAAGAAACACTTGGATTGTTTGGTCTACGGTGATAAGGCGATATCGAAGACTGccgacgaggagaagggattgGTATGGTGGTATCAATGTACGATCTCCGGCGGGCGGGATGTGCGTGATATAGATGTAGTTCAGCTGGCTAAAGGAGTAGAAAGGTtaggagcaggagagatACTGTTGAATTCGGTAGATCGGGATGGGTCGGGCAAAGGATTCGATCtggatttgatcagcttggtgaAAAACGCTGTCTCGATTCCGGTGGTCTCGTCCTCTGGAGCAGGATCAGCGGATGATTTCGTAGAAGTTTTCCAGAAGACGGAAACGGAGGCTGCCCTGGCGGCGGGGATCTTCCACAGGAAAGAGGTGGCGATTGATGATGTTAAGCTCAcgctggagaaagagggattaCCGGTGAGAAGATGCGAATTGGAGacgatatagatatatagaTGTACGGTGTATTCCGTGAGTCAGTCGGTTGAAGTAGAACATCATGTATACAAGCACGAAATTGCACTTGCACCAGGATGACTCATTCAGCCATCGTACCATCCGCACACTGGAAAGCAATAGTCTGCCGTTATCGTGTTCCGCTTTCTGCCTCACTATCAGGTATGTAGGCCATtcaatccctcttccttcgccctcCCACTGTTCTCTCTCGTCGCCCCTCATGCACTCCTGATATTGCTGTATCTCTGCTTCCGTGCTCACCGTTTTGAATGCCGTTGGTACCCGAAAGCCCTGCGACTGGTGTCAGGAGGTCTGATCAATCTGAAACCATTAGTCACCCATCGATTCCCATTAGAAGAGGCGCAAAAAGCGTTCGCGGTGGCAGCGGATTACACGCAAAACAGTATCAAGGTGCAGCAGATATTGGATTGAATGAATCAATGATTGCTCATTTGTTTGTTGGTGATTCTGTACAAGACATCTAAGTGTGATTTCGTTGTCTTTCGTCTCTCTGCCCCTGCCCCGGTTCACCGATGTCGGGTTCCGACACAGAGCAATTATGAGTGATGGTCTCATGGGCCGGATATGGACGTGCAAGAGGTACCTATCAGGCATTCGCTGAACACGGACATGCGCACGGCAGCAGCTTCATGTATCTTGTTCGCGTCGAGAGGAGAGGGGCGATTCGAGTACATTGACTGCATACAATCTGCCCTTTtaccttgatctcttcgcATAAGCAAGTAGACATGGCAATAGCAGCTGAAGCAATAGATAGCAGTTGAAGCTCCGGTTACGTATCTTGCCTTGCCGTGCAATCGAGGTTTATTTATAATTCGCGTGTACTCcaaagaaaagagaaaaaaaGTGGCGTTATTCGGAATATTCCCTGCGACGATTGCACTGCTATTTCCGTCTCATGCCGCGCATTAGAGATAGGATAATCCTTAATTACCCTGAATAGCAAAACCTTGTAATTTTGTTTTCACGTTTTACGACGCAGGCCGGGCCTCGAGCAGACGTCACCAAATGTTACATACCTGTCTACCTGTCCACTACAGTATATCGGTCAATCAACGGGAATGCGTTAGTTAGGAAGCACGACCCTCTGCGACTGTGAGCCTACGAAGGCAACCACCAGCTAGTTCGTCGCTATCATACGCCTCATCAGTACCTTCAGTAGCAACataagaagaaaggaagCCGACAACGTCAACACGGTCACCGCTATACGATATATAGACCGAGCCCGAAGGCCGGAGCTTTGCTTGTCCTGCAACATAGATGGTTGGAACCTCTTGAAGACTTGAAGATAAGACAACATTATCATTACAACTCCTCAACAGTCGACTTGGAATACCCCGAGAAGCAAATCAGGCCACAGCTTAACCACATTAGCATTGCTGCTCGGATCAATCAGTATGGGACCTTCTCTTGCCGATGACAATTTCGGACtttgagaagaaagatatATCCTACGAGGACATCCTTTGGACACGACGCACTGgcatcatcaacaccatCAGCATCCTTTGAGACGCGAGACTCGTTTACAGGTCACCATCAATCCCCATCAACAAGAAATTTGGGGAACTGGTTTGTGTAATAGTAGTAAAGACTACCTGTATCATTGGTGACGAGTGATCAGGTGGTGACGAGGTAGTCAGTCAGGGAGTGAAAGGTTACCCTAGCGTATCTTCATCATTCgtcaccaccaccaccaccaccatcaccaagACCTCAACACTTATCCCTCGACCACCATCTTCCGACACTCCGATATCCGCACATTCCCTTGTCCGGGCCGAAGAACCAACTACTGTAAACGCTaatcatcaaggaggattGACTAGTCTTGAAACGCTTCACCAATACTTCACTACTCCTTTAATTAGCTCGAACATCTCCTCAGCTCAGCTCGTCCCGCTTCCCATTTCACCCTCGTAATACCCTTTGTCAAATCTGTGGACCCAATAATCCAGACTCGCTCGAGACGCTTGTCGATCAATTATCAAACACTTGACCCACAGAAAATTTCCAATCGTACCGCAGGACCGGGATCCGATGGTCCATGGTATCTATCGAGTCGTATGATCAGACAAAAATATCAAAATGGCCACTTCATCTTTGTTACGGCCTAGCTTAGGTATAGGTACCGCTCCAAATGATCATtcggcatcagcatcatcatccagatcttcgtcattcttACCTCCCCCATCCGCCTcgacatcaagatcagctaCACCTCTAGGATTCCCGCACTCTCTCACCTCATCAACGCAGAATTTGCCAGGCCAAGAAACCCCGGCTCCACATCCGCACCACCAACATAGTGGATTGTCAAGGTTGAAACATATGTTCGACAATCAGAAATATGCCTTGTTCGAGACGACTGTCATCATACATGAGTTGGCAAATGTGCCGCAGTTGTCGGGCGAATTCGATGTCAAGTGGAAATTTAGAGGTAAGAAGCCTAGAGGAAAGGAATTGTTGGAATTGACGAAGAATGGTCATAGTGAGCATTTCTCTTACCTCTCCACCGCCCGTTAGACTTTTGTTCGACTGAGCTCACACTATCCATCTTTTGTAGAACCATTACCCAAACCCTCTTTACCCAATCTCAAACTCCAAGCTCAGAATTTgcaagcttcttcttccactgcATCAGTCGGAACTACCTCGACCGCTTCTTCTGGAGCATACCCACCTACACCGCGTTCTCTCCTCAACCCCTCTAGCTCCACCGCACCGGCTCGTCCATTGAAATCGCTGTCCCTCCCTCCTGCCAAAGACACCTTTGAGAAACCAGAAAAGAAGGGCTCGGAGCCCACACCGTTGAAACAGATCATCACACCTGGTTCAGACTCCCCAGATGCCGAGGATGTATATCGCGGGCCCGTCGAGTCGCCTGAACAGATGATGACTGAAGAACCCGAAGtcttcgaagatgcagaggatgacgaagaagaatctcGCTCAAGAAGCACAACGCATTCAAGTCAAACTTCTGCGTCGAGTAGGAGTGCAATACCGCCGCTAATCAATATACATCGACCCAGTATGACATCCACTAGCagaccctcttcttccggcaATTCCACCCCAACAGATAGGCTGGCTGTTCCCTTCCCTAAAAGCATCCCGGTGCCTGTCAGAGGAGGAACCACGCCATCATATTCCACTCTGATAGATCCTGTCATGAAGAGAGGGGAACCATCACGAAGTGGTAGCATGAACCGTACCACCTCCTTCACGACCACAAACACTGCTGCCTCGtcgacctcttcgtccactACAAATCTCCCGCAACAACGACCGTTTTCACTCGCCCGAGCGAGATCAGCATCAGGACCTGGTGTAGGCATGAACAATAGATCTTCGCAGCACAGCGGAGATGGACACCATTCCGAATACTCTTCCGAATTGAGGAAGGGCACTACACCTACTCAGTCACTGAAATCGCATTCCGCGAAATGGGATTACGAGCTGCATCATACTTTCAGGGTCCCGCTCGGCAAACCGATTCAACCGCCTGCAACTCCCAATTCTGGCAATACGGGGACTTTCCCGTATGTCAGGCAAAGGCCCAATGCTCCTTCTTTACCTGGACTGGGCGATGGGCCGTTGTCGGAATCTGGCTTGAGACTGTTCATCGAACAGTTGCCGTTATCCAGCCACGCAAAAAGTGCCTCGAATCATCCACCCACTTCGTCGCAAGATCATTCCCCGGCAGCTGCGATTGCCAAGACATACGCGGAGGGTAAAGAGACTGTCAGTGAAGTGGTGAGGAAGGAAAGTAGGGAAAGGACGGTATTTGGCAttgtcgatatcgatctcgcGCCGTTTGCTGGCAAGGGTAGGATGACCAGACGTTTCTTGTTGAAAGGTAGTAGGACAAACGCTACAATCAAAGTGAGCTTTCGAGCTTGTATACAAGGGAGAAAATATTCATGCTGATTTGCCTCGCAATCTCAGCTGACAGTGGACATGCGTTGGATCGGCGGCGAAGAGAGATGGGCTGCGTGAGTCTGACTACAATCAAATCACATCGCCAACGTACTGACGAATTATCGCAGCCCGCCAATGCAGGAAGGCCATCATGTTGCTGGCGTGCACGACTTTATGCCTGACACCCAGGATGCCATGAGAAGTGATCGTGAGTCGCCCAGCACTCACTTAAGTTGCGCTGTCAATGCATCATTGCTGAATACTATACCTTACCTATAGTGGGCCTGGTCAAGACACCTTCCAATTCATCGTCTGGCTCGTCGTTAGGCTTAGACCTGCAAAGAAGCCGGACGACCTATTCTACGGTATCATCTAATTACGCTACACGTAACGCTTCCATGACTGAATTGGGTCGATCGATAACGTTACACAGTTATCAGTCATACGAGAATCACTTGGCCCCTTCGTCGAATCGTCGCAATCTGCCTCTGGATAGTCCGAAGAAAGACCTGAAACCCCTCAGCTCGATACCGCATTCGAGTGTTCAATCTGGCAGACAATCACCACAACCAACTCCGGCTTTAGATCCCTCAATCGGAAATACAAACGCGAGCGGAGGAGGTACAGGGCTATTGAAGAAACTCGGTCCTTCACCCGTCATACTAAACATCTCCAAAGCGCACGACCATCATAAACACCATACTCACCATCTGAGAAGACATCATGCTCATGGACACGGACATAAACATAATCATTCGGGTGGCATCAGCGATTTACCTCCAGAGATAATCATCGAAGCAATCTTCAATCCGCATCCGGCAAGTGTGAATGGACCGTTTACGTATGTACCGAAAGATCAGGTGTATAACGAGATGGGCATGGGTATCGCACTGGAGAATGAGAAACAGGTCTTGGACAAAGTCATCAAGCAAGCTTCGGAATCTTCTTCAAACTCACACTCGAATTCGGTAGGGAATAGTAAAGGTGGGACGGGGGAGCATACGCCTGATCATATCGATTTAAATGATGAGGAACCGTCGAAAActgcgaatgcgaatgggcATGAGACGAAACATAAATTGGCGTGGAGGGGCATGAGAGTGAGAGCTAAAGCTGAGCGAGAacagaaagacaaggaaaagaaagagaaagaaaaggagaagaggataagaGCGAATTCAAGTGGTTTATAAAACTTGATGACTCGAAATATATTCTGTATATAGGTCTTGACAcacggtcaagaaggatcaTATTTGGTTACTTGGCAAATCTGCTGGTCATGAAAAGAAGGACTATTTATAAATTATAATTATCTTCTTTTCCACAAGAATTCTCGTTCTTCTATCACTCCCACTCGATTTTCGGTGATggaaagacaagacacaTCGACATGCTTGATATAGGCCGTGACTTAGCATGTTGTTGTTATCTGTTGATTGttatatacatatatacatggtcatgatcatgcaCATGTACATGTTCACGGTCATTCATTTGAAGTTGAGCTGCCGTCGGGATGGAGTAAGTTATACGTCCGTACGTACGTGAACGTATAGTGGACGAGGTATTTCCGTTGGAAGTACGGTGGGGGTGGATTCGAAACAACAAATGCGGTTGCGCGCGGTGACGTTGTGATGAGTTAGCAATTCGAGGTCTGACCATTTCTTTAGATCGAGCAAACCATTTCGACCGTCAAAGCTCATCTGCCCTTCGTACGTTGAGCCAGAGACGCGGGTAGCAAGATGAGTAGAAGAGATGTCGACGAAGCAGCTCGTGAGTCCCGTCACTTCGCCATGATGCCTGATTTCTTCTAGGTCCATCAACCTTGGGGCCTTGTCATTTTTCGGATGGGCGTATCGTATGATGTATAGTGTAGAATGATAAAGTTCGGATACTTCGGAAACATGTCTGACTGATCTGcaagacaaggacaaggacaaggtaTGCTAATGAATACGTTGATGGTGAAATGCAGTATTGAAGCTGTACGGGATCTCATCGCTCGAACCGCAAGTATGGGAATCTATAGACCACGAAACGGAAGGTCCCTTGGCGGGGACAGTCACgggggaagatgggaagatggCTGAGGAAAATGATCCGCTGGGATTACAAGGGCGGCTTGTCGGGTAAGTAGATCGCTCATTCTGTGCTTCTTCGTGTTCCAGTATAACTCGGTCTCGGTGTatcgtatatcgtatatcatTCTGATTCCATCATCTGGTTTGGTTGGTTGTTTAATTAGGGCAAGTGAACTCGATCTGAAGACTAGTGAGTCATTCTTTCTATTCCACTAGCAATTTACAACTTCCAAGAGGTGTCCCCTTGACTATTCCCAGCGGTGGACCTGGTCCGAATCAAAGCTGGCTGCGCAGAGACCCAATTCGCTGCTGTCTCGTAGCTGCCAATCAAACGACCGAGAACTACACACTGAACACATCGACTGTTACTGAGATACTCCACGCTACGCAGGAACCGCTACTTCCCTCTCGTCAAAGACATTCGATCCCAAGATGTTCCTCTCTGCCCATCACCCGGACGCGTCTTTCCAGGACTTGCAAAAGGGGATCTACCACTTGGAACGGGCGATCGAAAGTAGGAGTGAAGCGGTCAGGATATTGGTAGAAGAGAATTTTGATCGGTTTGTAGGTGTTAAAGCTAGTagtgatggtgagtttgcCCTATGTCTATACTGTCTCTTTTTCAGACGAAGGCGAGACAACAAGCAAAAGCCTTCATCGATATGGTGGACAACGCAACACATCGTTCATACCGATTGAGATCATCCTGTGTCGAGTCGTATTCAAGCAGTGATATGCTGATGTGGACGACCCATGCTGATTTTGGGTTTCTCGGATCAGTGGTATACCGCGATATGAAAGAAGGGTTTTTGGCTGATGATACCGATCATGGAACGAGAGAATTGCGAGAGATATTCAAGGGCGAGTTCACGTCGCCCACAGCTCAGACGCAGCCGAAGAAAATGAtgtcctttttcttctggCCTACGCTAATCCTCATTTTTGGTACCACACACACAGTCGCAGGGCACAGAGCAGATCAAGTGTTCTTACCCGTCCTGGAAAACGCTGTGAAAGCTTCGAAATTACGCTCGACGTTGGGCGTAGTGGAGAAATCCAAGTTCCTCTTTAATCTGCCAAATCAGTTGATGGAATCCATAAATGCTGTGAGCTGCCTTGAGTCCAATCTAAATTGGACGAATGTCACCACTGATCCTCTGACCTTGGCGATGACTAGGGCAAATATGATCAAGCATTGAGAGACTACAAGAAAGGAACCTTTCTACAGTCCTCCAGACAACTGATACCCGGTGTCAACGCTTCGAAGGAGCAACAAAAGCGGATTTTCGACAAGGTTTGGAAATCGGTCGAAGATATAATGAGCGAAATGCGAGATCGATTGGATGCTGGATTGAAGGATCCTACCAAAGGTGtagaggatcaagagaggACGATAGAGTAAGCCATCTCCTTTGCCCCTCTCTCCTTACTTGGAGGAAAAGCTTATCCGCTAATGACGTTTGAGTAGGATCTTGATTGAATTGGACCAAAGCGATGAGCCTGCTTGGACGTATTTGGAGTATCAACATAAACATATCTTGAACAATATGAAGGCCATCTACACCAAATCGCAGGAGCGAATCAGGGGTGAGGATTGTATCACACCACAGATATACTCGCGGCGAAAAAGTCGCTAACACCTAGGAGCTTGTTTGTCAGCTGCGAAACAAGCGTGTGCTTCGGAAGcgtcatcttcgacctctgaGGTGGAGATACTCAGGAGGCAAATGGCTTCCACCGAGTATCAGCTTAACACCATTGCGCGTGAGTAGAGCCTTCACTCGAAAAGAACAACTCGATTCACCCACTCACTATA belongs to Kwoniella dejecticola CBS 10117 chromosome 10, complete sequence and includes:
- a CDS encoding imidazoleglycerol phosphate synthase, cyclase subunit, giving the protein MAQPKTDTILPIPDVDQPAGHVKDHKPKLYILDYGAGNVRSLANSIKKLGYEFEWVQDESDFDKAEKLIFPGVGAFAQAMTSLQSSGRYEQLQRYIKSGKPYFGICIGMQVLFENSEESPSTKGLGVVPFPIRKFSTQDSKGKKTVPHMGWNCAWRSYAQQQEGEEEKLMLDEDYYFVHSYAALLDESSPSTSKSSISEYAYTLSRYGSETFVSSLKKDNVFACQFHPEKSGPAGLDLLRRWLEASPASLSKSTAPSPTSSSSSDRIWQESNPDSRRNVGKGLTNRIVACLDVRSNDAGDLVVTKGDQYDVREKADGGEVRNLGKPVELARRYYLEGADEIAFLNITSFRSSALLDQPMLDVVRKSAETVFVPLTIGGGIKDTTDPDGTKRSALEVAGAYFRSGADKVSIGSEAVLAVEALLDRESRGEEPLSGTTGIETISQGYGNQAVVVSIDPKRVYVDTSKPNWREDEKLKKHLDCLVYGDKAISKTADEEKGLVWWYQCTISGGRDVRDIDVVQLAKGVERLGAGEILLNSVDRDGSGKGFDLDLISLVKNAVSIPVVSSSGAGSADDFVEVFQKTETEAALAAGIFHRKEVAIDDVKLTLEKEGLPVRRCELETI